Within Vicia villosa cultivar HV-30 ecotype Madison, WI linkage group LG1, Vvil1.0, whole genome shotgun sequence, the genomic segment CAAactagtgttttaaaaatcgaatcGGACTGACCGATCAAATCGGTCGAACAGAGAATTAGAGAGATCACTAGTCTGGCCTGATTGTTGGTGCGAGTAAGCTTTTGAACTAGTGAGAACCGGCCAGAACCAATAAAAACTAGCAAATCGATGATTTTGAAAAATCGAGGGGgtttaaatgctttttttttcttAGAAAAAACTACGtctcttaaattatttttaaaaataaaatagactttGTTTAAAACTTATTTAGAACCATTTTTTCTTTAGATTATGTTTAAAACTTATTTAGACACTATAGTTATTTTGTTACTCTGTATACATTGCAATTTGACTTTGTTCAAAACTTATTTAGATTTGTATTTTGCACTATTTTGTTGTATTAACTATGTTTTGTAGGTATCATAATTTTTTAAAGACACCGGTTTGActgatttaataattatataattttgttatagagATCGATTTATTTAACCGAGTTATCCGATTTAGTTATGTGGTTCGACTAGTGACGTAATAGTTTGACCAATGAACCAATAACCTAACACTCTCATCAATTTGATGACCgatccaatttttaaaatatttgatcaAACCCTTCCTGTGTACTCTTCCCGGTATAATAGGCGTGAAGTATCATTAAATGTTCTGCTGCACTACAAATGTGACTCTTGTCcttgattttatatttatttcatataattCTAGAGACTTGTGGGTTCTAATCAACACAGCTAGAATCTATTGCATTCCATAATTTGTTACTTCCTTCGTACTATAATCTTCGTACGATTCAGTTGGACCATTttatacatattaaaaaaaatgtataaatcGTAAAACGGATGGATTACACTATTGCCCAACAAGTAAACTACTTTGGGTTTGAACCTTCTCCCCCCAACAATCCCAAACACTTCTTAAGTACTTATTTTCTGCAGGTAAATTACTCAAAACTCTTCAtttcattattaaatttttattatgatTTCATCATCATAGACTTATTTGCACACACACATAAAAAAAGGTCTTAGAATGTCGTCTCTACGTGGTACAACTAAACTAACTATGCTTTTTCTAAACACAATGTTATCTCATTTGCCATCACTTTTTATTCTATGTCTATAAATTTTGAGGCCAATTTTGAATTTCCTCGTCAACAATATGTTTACTGCTTGATTTTAATGtatgttattaattaatttatattttgtttggGTAGTCATACATACAATCTATCTCACGGTCACAATAATAGACCTTTttgcaacaaaaacaaaaacagtcTTAGAATGAATCAAACTTCCAATTTTGAATACAATAATAACCTTTTTTGTTTAGATTATACAATTTGATCAAAACTAACTGAATAATTCCCAAATCAACAAAAAATATAATGTAAAGAAGGATAAAACTCACACTTCCAATGGTTTGAAAGAGGGTGGTATTGAAAGAAGTTGCACCATTTGATCAAAACTACTCAACAAAACATATAATATGTAAAGAAGAATAAAACTCACACTTCCAATGATTTGAAAGAGGGTGGTATTGAAAGAAGTTGCACCATTTGATCAAAACTACTCAACAAATCATATAATGTAAAGAAGAATAAAACTCACACTTCCAATGGTTTGAAAGAGGGTGGTATTGAAAGAAGTTGCGGTGAGAATAGATAGGCATAGGAAAACTAGTAGCACCTAGAaccaaacttgaaaattttgtatCAGGAGCAGTATTAAAAACTCCTTGAAGAGCTTCAGATCACTATTCATATTTTGGTATCCCAACTCCCAAGTCTGCTAACTTCAACAACAGAGTTCCCTATTAGAAACCTTTCTAATAAATTATGGATAATAATTTATTACACCATTGACGATATCACAAGTCCGGTATCCAATCAGATTGATAACAAATTACATCTCATTATAGATATAATTGATTCTAAGGAAATGTTAGAGAATAAATTGGAAATAAAGACACTATAACAGCAGAGAATGTAGCTCCAAGAAAACACTTTCATCCTACTATGTACCATTGACAATGTTGGATTTGCTTGAGGTTAAGGTTGTGGACCTATAATTCAAAAGGCAAGGCACTGAAACATCAAcaatacaaaaagaaaataactcaCATCTCCAAATGCATCAAGGATGTATTTGAACTGGTGTAATCAGAGTAAGAATGTTCGCTATATTTTGATTTGCAAAACCATTATATGCTTAAAATGTGCATAGATAGTAAGTTGAGTTCTAAACATGGTAATAAGGACTACAGAATATCTATCACAGAGTATTGAAGGTAAAGGAAATAATCACATAAACAAAACCAAATTGAAATCTAGCACATGTATTAATAAGAATTGAAACTAGTATACCATAAGAGAAGGACTTACTTTCAACATATTGGAACCAAACTTTCGACATAATCTCTGATAGAGAACCAACATATCTTCTTGTTAATTCTAGTTTTCTTTGCTCTGTTATTTCTCCGGTCATAGAGAATTGCATTGTCTTGTTGGTCGTTTGCTAATAATAGTGTATCACCATCCTCAGAAAGATGCAGCGGCGTTACACGTGGGTGACCAAGTTCATAATATATTCCAACATTGCAATATCTTAACTTAAGGAATTGAGACCAAGACTTTTCATCTCCGAATTGCGTCATCTGCCATATGAAAAATTCGGTTCCCTTGTCATAAGAAAAACAAAGGGAATCCATCAACACGCAAATATTTGGCGATATACACCCGCGATTATCATAATTTTCAGGAGGCATCATCTGTGTGAATGTGTCTGTGCTCAAATCAAGCGAAATGATTACATGTTGCTCAACAGCATCATCTCTCCCAAACACATCCTGAACAGACAACCAGTTAATAGTGCAACTCAAATGTACACCATCGTACTCGTAACCAAAGTCCAATTGAAGAGAAGCAGCAGGGAAACCATGAATAGTTCTCCAAACATTATCACCTAAACTGAAAACTTTCACATTGGTTTCCGATATAGTACAATCCGTAACGGAACGTAATGACACCACTTTATAAGTTTGAGTTGAATTATCATAACCGAACGTGAATTTACAATATTCAAATCTATATCTATCGTAATAGAAAAACGAGCCTAGCTAATTCATCAGATATTGCCCTGGTAGCAGGATTCCAGAAGCGAAGCCAGAATTTTTTATACCTAGTAATCTCATTGAGAGAATAACCTACCAAGCATACGAGTCCATTACAAGAACCAACAATCTCATTACAATTCTTGTCATTCAATTGGTAATAAGGATCATGAGGAATATTGATCCTACGGTTTTCCCATAACTGATTAACAGGGAAGCGTACAAAACTGTGATCATTGTTATTTGCAGCTATTAGTGAGAATTGTGGATTTAGTGATGAACGGTTAAGATGCATTTTGATGAATATAGGATCAGAGATAAGAGTGTTCCGTGACTTACTCACACATTTCATCTGCTTCAGATATT encodes:
- the LOC131662006 gene encoding F-box/kelch-repeat protein At3g23880-like, which codes for MVGEAGFGFAAASTWWLLAESAENMVVVGGDGRERVGWFEGGGPSNLRCRRRKSNPSPPAILPNELITDILSRLGVKYLKQMKCVSKSRNTLISDPIFIKMHLNRSSLNPQFSLIAANNNDHSFVRFPVNQLWENRRINIPHDPYYQLNDKNCNEIVGSCNGLVCLVGYSLNEITRYRFEYCKFTFGYDNSTQTYKVVSLRSVTDCTISETNVKVFSLGDNVWRTIHGFPAASLQLDFGYEYDGVHLSCTINWLSVQDVFGRDDAVEQHVIISLDLSTDTFTQMMPPENYDNRGCISPNICVLMDSLCFSYDKGTEFFIWQMTQFGDEKSWSQFLKLRYCNVGIYYELGHPRVTPLHLSEDGDTLLLANDQQDNAILYDRRNNRAKKTRINKKICWFSIRDYVESLVPIC